The Magnolia sinica isolate HGM2019 chromosome 9, MsV1, whole genome shotgun sequence genome contains a region encoding:
- the LOC131256497 gene encoding integrin-linked protein kinase 1-like, with the protein MVQFVGAATQNIPMMIVSEYHPKGDLANYLQKKGHLQPSKALRFALDIASQLVFTTLQSGTARDNFPTNQQSLFGGLKHNEW; encoded by the exons ATGGTTCAGTTTGTGGGAGCTGCTACTCAGAATATACCCATGATGATTGTTTCAGAGTACCATCCAAAA GGAGATTTGGCGAATTACCTTCAAAAGAAAGGACATTTACAGCCTTCTAAAGCTCTGAGATTTGCTCTTGATATTGCTAG CCAGCTTGTTTTCACCACATTGCAAAGTGGGACCGCACGGGACAACTTCCCGACAAATCAACAATCATTGTTTGGCGGTCTGAAACACAATGAATGGTGA